One Coccinella septempunctata chromosome X, icCocSept1.1, whole genome shotgun sequence genomic window carries:
- the LOC123321719 gene encoding uncharacterized protein LOC123321719: MVTTQARNRTMKTNTETSRRKQRWRKNVIRAATWSIMSWNRKKAEILLEMEHHKIDICALSETKRKGKGSIKVPGYIFVYSGVSQQSRATAGVGISISEKLEQSIKDIHYISERFLKVTLNTETGKLHLFSMYALDISKA; this comes from the coding sequence ATGGTAACGACCCAAGCGAGAAACAGGACAATGAAAACGAATACAGAAACATCACGAAGAAAACAACGATGGAGGAAAAATGTAATAAGAGCAGCCACTTGGAGTATAATGTCTTGGAACAGAAAAAAGGCCGAAATTCTACTTGAGATGGAACATCATAAAATAGACATTTGTGCTTTGTCTGAGACCAAACGCAAAGGTAAAGGCAGCATCAAAGTTCCTGGATACATCTTCGTGTACAGCGGCGTCTCACAACAATCACGAGCAACTGCTGGAGTAGGAATATCGATATCTGAAAAACTCGAGCAGTCTATAAAAGATATACACTACATCAGCGAAAGATTCCTTAAAGTAACTCTGAATACCGAAACTGGTAAACTGCACCTCTTCAGCATGTACGCACTGGATATTAGTAAGGCCTGA